From the genome of Mucilaginibacter paludis DSM 18603:
CAGCAGAGCTTCCGGCGATGGATGCATCGTTAACCGAATCGCCCATTACTTTAAAAACATTAGGCGGCACCCTATCCGGAACATTAACCATGCCTAAAAATTTAACGGGTAAAATTCCGGTAGTTTTAATTATTGCCGGTTCGGGCCCTACAGATCGTAATTGCAACAGCACGCAGGGTATGCACACCAATACCTACTTTTATATAGCCGAGGCGCTGGGCAAGGCCGGTATAGCTACCTTACGGTACGATAAGCGCGGCGTTGGCCAAAGCACCTCATCGGCAAAAGAAATTGATACCAAGTTTACCGACATGGTTGACGATGCTTCGGGCTTATTATCTATGCTGAAGGAAGATCAGCGCTTTTCGAAATTTATTATTATGGGCCATAGCGAGGGTTCATTGATAGGGATGATAACCGCTTACAGCGAACCTATCAACGCCCTTATATCTGTAGCAGGGCCGGGAGTACCGGCCGATCAGACTTTGATAGAGCAGATGAAGAGCCAGCCCCCAGCCGTGAGCCAGGAGTTTAAAAACATTATAGACAGCTTAAAAAAAGGCAAAAAAACCCCGCGGGTTGATCCGTCCCTATATTTTATTGCAAGGCCGAGCATCCAGCCCTATTTAATGTCGTGGATACCGTATGACCCGGCCCGCATCATCAAAAAAATAAAAACACCTATCTTAATTATCCAGGGTACAACAGATTTACAGGTTGGCGTAGCCGATGCCGAAAAATTAAAGAAAGCAAAATCAGAAGCCGTATTAAAAATCATCGACGGCATGAACCACATTTTAAAAGCGGCCCCTGCCGATAAGGATAAAAACAAGGCAACTTATAACGATCCGTCGTTACCGTTAAAGCCCGAGTTTGTAACCGATGTGGTAGATTTTATTAAGGGACTAAAGTAGATTTTAGTCCCTTACGGGGATATTAACTTTTCCAGGCGCCCAGCAATCTTCTGATCACGATGATCTCGGCTGTGTGGTAGCTGTTATGGTCGGCAATCAATAAGGCTTCCCGTAACAAGGTTTGCCCGTCGCCATGCGGAAAGGGCGTATATAAATCGTTGTTCTTATCATTCAGCAGGGCAATAAAACTGTCGGTATCCTTTTTAATCTGATCAATGGTTTGATGCCATGCCGCGTCATCCTGCGGAGCAGTTTCTTTGGGCCAGTATCCCTCGGGCCATTTGGGCGATTGATGCGCTTGATCTTTACTAAACTCCAGTATGTCCCACTGGGCTATCCGGATATGCTCGGCCAGTTGCCAAATGCTATAGGGCAAGCCATCGGGTATAACGCCACGCAATTGGGTGGGTAAATCGCTCAAAGCGTCGTCTAAGGTTGCGTGAGCATTGCCTCCCTTTATCAAATCAATTAAATGTTTACGGGTAATCTGGTCGTTATGGTTTTCCATTGTTGTATTGCTGTTGGTGATGATGATGTAACACGGTTAGGCTGATTTAGTTGGTATTTATTTTGACTGATGCCTGCGGGCGCGGCTTTTATAAATGATATTTAATAGCTATGTTAGCCTACTAAAACCGTATGGATAATGAAGAACTACCTGCTTGGTATATTGCTTGTTTTAACTATTGTAGGCTGTAAAAAGGATGGCACCCAAACCCAGGAAGAAAGCAGTCCTTTTGATAAATTTAAACAACAATTTATTGATGGCCTGTGGAAGCACAACCCCGATTGGGCAAGCAGTGTAGGTTATCATCAATATGATAGCGTACTGGTGTTACCCAATGATGCCAGCCGCGCCGACCAGGTTGCTTTTATTAAAAGCCAACAGAGCCAGTTAGCCGGGTTCGACATCAAAAAGCTGCCCGCCGCCAACCAGATCGATTATCACCTGATCCAGAACCAGATCCAATCGTCGTTATGGCAAATAGATACGCTTAAAGCTTACCAGTGGGATCCGTCTTCATACAACATCATCGGCAATTTTGCATTTATCCTGAACGAAAACTATGCGCCTTTGCCCAAACGGGTTAAAAGTTTTTACGAAAAAATGGCCAACATTCCGGCCTACTACGCCGAAGCTAAAAAGCAGATTAAAAACCCGGTGGTTGAGCTAACCAGCCTGGCCATAGAACAACATACGGGAGGCTTATCGGTTATTGAAAAAGATTTTGCCGACTCGTTAAAAAAAGCCAATATCCCGGCAACGGAACAAAAAGCGATGCTGGCCCGTGTAAAAACATCGGTAGCGGCTATCAACAACTTTACCCAATGGCTAAAGGACTTAAAGAACCCTACACCGCGCAGTTTCCGCCTCGGTAAGGATTTGTATGCTAAAAAGTTTAAGTACGATATCCAGTCGGCCTACAGCGCCAAACAGATTTATGATTCGGCCATGGTGCGCAAAAAGTATGTGCACAGCCAGATGTTTAATTTGAGCAAGCAACTGTGGCCAAAATACTTCGGTAAAAGCAACATGCCGGCTGATACCCTGCAGTTGATCAGCAAAGTAATTGATACTTTATCCGTTAAACATGCCAAACCGGAAGACTTCCAGTCTACCATCGAAAAAACACTGCCCCAGTTGGTTGATTTTGTGAAGCAAAAGAACCTGCTTTATATCGATCCAACCAAACCGCTCGTTGTACGTAAAGAACCCGGCTATATGGCTGGAGTGGCAGGCGCATCGTGCAGTTCGCCGGGGCCCTATGATAAAGGCGGCAACACTTATTTTAACGTGGGAAGCCTGGCCGGATGGCCTAAAGAAAAAGCCGAAAGCTATTTACGCGAGTATAACCAGTACATGCTGCAAATATTGTGTATCCACGAAGCTATTCCCGGGCATTATACACAGATGGTTTATGCCAACCAATCGCCAAGCCTGATTAAAGCTATTTTAGCCAATGGCGCCATGGTAGAAGGCTGGGCAGTTTATACCGAGCAGATGATGCTTGACAACGGCTATGGCAATAACGAGCCCGAAATGTGGCTGATGTGGTACAAATGGAACCTGCGCTCGGTATGTAATACTATTTTAGATTACAGCGTACACACCGGTACCATGAACCGCGATGAGGTTGTTAAACTACTCACTAAAGAAGCCTTTCAGCAACAAGCCGAGGCCGAAGGCAAATGGAAAAGGGCCAGCGTAACCAGCGTACAGCTAACCAGCTATTATACCGGATACAAAGAAATAACCGACCTGCGCAATGCCTACAAAAAGAAAATGGGCAGTGCCTATAAACTCAAAGAATTTAACGAGAAGTTTTTAAGTTATGGCAGCGCACCGGTTAAATATATTAAGGAGCTGATGTTAGCGAAATAAAGCCCCACCCAAACCCTCCCTGGTAGGGAGGGCTTAAAAAAAGGTTAGGCTATTCTTAAAAAAAATGTCATTTCGAGCGAGGTACGAGAGAGAAATCTTTTGCGAGCGATAGGTCTGCTGTAGGCTCATCGCGTGCGACAGATTTCTCCCTCTGGTCGACAATTGGGGTTGGGGTGTTTCTGCCGTAGTTATTCCGTAGTCGGTGTCCCCACCGACTATGCTATCACCGTTCAGGATTTGCATGGGAAACTCTCTGCACTTTTTAGCCGCTCGCATAGGACACACCCCTCCACCCCTCTCAAGAGCATAGCCGTCAATTTAAGTAGCTGTACTTATATATTGTTGATTTTCAGTAATTTAATTTTTAGGCGCGGTTTGCCCGCATGGGCAAACCTATGTATTTTTACTCTCATATTTTTCGTTTTTTAAGGCGGGGAGGTTTAGATGGCCCCGCCTTTCTTATTTTTGTTTAACTATCTAAATATAGTATTTAAATATCTAATAATCAAATACTTATTACAATTTCTTCTATTTTTAACCTATGTTTTCTGTGCTCTTTTGAAAGGTGCTTTAAGTTTAATTTCTCCAACAGAGCTAACCACTTTGAGCATATCCCTAAAAGACTGCGCTCGCAATTCTTCTTTCGTAGAAGCGATTAGTCGATGCACCTTTAAAACACTAATTTGACCTATCTTACCGATAGCCATGCATATTTTCCAACTCAAAACTGCCCAGATCAACTTACTGTATAATATACTGGTTATACGATCCGAACTTCCTTTGGGGAACGTGTGTATCTTTAAAAACGACTTCCATGCTTTAAAAACCAATTCTATCTGCCATCGCAGGTGATATAACTTTTGGATCAATTCAGCGCTATATTTTTCGCTCACCAGGTTGGTAACAATAAAGTTAAACCCTGCCCGCTCTTTGAATCCCTTACTGGTGGTACTGCCTTTCTTTTTATTGTACTTTTCAGTATTGGCTATCCGCCTTGCCTTGAGCTCTTCACTTACCGGTTCTATTATTATCCTTACCGGCATCTTATCAGCTCCGATATATACCTGTTGATCAAATACGCCGGTTATGCCTTGTAGTTTCGACAACTCTAACTTTTGGTATTGGTCGTCCTTTAATAGATAAATCGTTGTTTTCGGACATAATTTATTAATAAAGAAAGCTTTGACTTTGTTAATATTGTTCATATAACTCAAGTGAGTGTAACCCAGATCTCTCATATATAATACCCCCGGCTGAATTGATGCCTTGTCCAGATGACTCTCACCCTGGTCATTTGCGTTGGCCGGAGTTACTTTGATATCGCTTTTACCACTTTTGATTTCAAATTCAAATTGTACAGATGCTCCCGCTTTCATCCCACTTCCTTTTGTTCCGGGGAATGTCTCTGCAATAACTTCCGGCAACGCGAAACGGGTGGAATCTTTGATACGGATCTCCAACCCTTGTGTTTGTTCTTGCGGTAACTCAACTGCTATTAATTGCTCAAAAACGGCTTGTACAAATTTTGTCATATTGCTGTGATGTCTTTGATGCAATGCCTGCTTCGAAATATCAAGCCCATCCCTCCGCATTAACTGCATACTCATGCCGTTAAACGATTGATCTCCATCAAATAACGCCATATCCAATAGTTCCTTGCCTCCCACTTTTCGTTTGCGTTGTATAGCCTCTGTTTTACGGGCCAGGCCATCTAACACCGTTGGTTCAAATAGTTCCGAACTCATTCGCTCGAATAATGACTGCAATTTTGCAGTTCCGATTCTTGCTCTAAAAAAATTTTATCCCTTTTTTTTCTAAAGTTGACGGCTATGCTCTCAAGAGGGGAATCGCACGGGCCGCCGCTTTTTTCGATCGAGGTACGAGTGGGGGGCTTATGCCGTAGTCGGTGTCCTAACCCAGTACGAGCAAAAAATGGGGTTACCAAAAGATCTCCCCAACCGGGGGAGATTATGCACCTTGGTTTGTTTTTTGGTGTGCATGAGCGCTATGCGGTTTAGAGGGGGCTTTCGCCTATAAATACTTTGCTAAGGTGCGCCTCGTAGCGTTGCATATCCTTGGGAATATCGGCATTCTTTTCTACATCATGAAAATGCAGGCTTTCCAATTGTTGCATGCCGGTGAATGCATTCATCCGGTGGAAACCAAATAAGGCGCCCTCATCAACACTGTGCTGGTTAAAAAATTCGCCGGGTAGGGTAAAGGCTTTGGCTGGCGCGTTCCACGAAGTGGTGATCATGTATTTTTTGCCGTGGAGCATCCCACCGGTGCCGTAGTTGATTGCCGGATTGGCCGACGAGCGGCCATCGCTGTGGTAAATTCCTTTTTGATGCCCTTCTGTAAATACCACATCTATATATTTTTTAAAACCATGCGGCAACTGAAACCACCAGATAGGGGTATGATAGATAATAACATCAGCCCACACAAAATTTTCAACTTCCTGCGCCGGGCTGTAGGCCTCGTTAATATCTGTTGAGCGCAGCTGAAAGCCGGGCTGCTGCTTAAAAAATTGCCTGGTGGCCTCAAATATGGTTTTATTAAAACGTCCGCCGGAGTGGCCGAATATTTGCCCACCGTTAATCACGAATATATTTTGTGCTTTCATTTTGTATTTTCTTTTTAAATTCTCAACAAAGCTACCGCGCCTGTATCCTTAATTAAAATAATATAAATCATACATTTGTATCATAATTATGATAGGTAAATGCGATGGTTAATTTAGAATGGTTCAGAACTTTTAAGGCGATATACGAAACAGGGACGCTAACCGGCGCTGCGGAGGCCCTGTACATATCGCAGCCGGGGGTTAGCCTGCATTTAAGTTCGTTGGAGGCACATGTAGGTTATAAACTTTTTGATCGTTCGTCGCGCAAAATGGTATCTACCGAGCGGGGCAAAATACTGTACAACTTTATCCTGGAGCCACTCAGTAAGCTTGAACAGGCGGAACAGCACTTCCATAAAAGCATTGAAAAAGAGCGACCTACCATCAGCATCGGAATGTGTTTTGAAACCTTTCAGTTTACGCTTGAATCTTACCTGTCGTCCTTACAGTTTAACGTGATCATCAAATTTGGCGATTATCCCGAGATGCTGAAAGACTTAGACAGCGGGATATTAGACCTCATTATCACGCCGCAAAAAGGAGATTACAAAGGCCTGCTTTACAAGCCATTTTTTAAGGAGCGCATTGTAATTATTGCAGGAGCCCAAACCCAAACCGGAGAGTTTAGTACACTGCTGCTCCAAAACGATAAAAATGCAATACACCAATGGCTGCTTAAACAAATATGGTACGGCACAACGGCCGATATGGAGCATCTGCGTAAATTTTGGCATCTCAATTTTGGAAAGCGGCCCGATTTTAAGCCGAATTATATTGTACCTAACATGAGCTCCATTGTACGATGCCTGAGTGGCGGCAACGGCATTGCCGTTATTCCGGATTTTTTATCGAAAAAAGAACTCAATTCGGGTAATATCAAAATCATTTGGGACGGCTTCGAGCCGATAGAAAATACGCTTTACTTCGGCACCAGGAAAAAAACCATCTACGCCGAACAAATTAAACAGATTGAGGAGATCTTTTTAAAGGAAATGATTGACCGGCCGTAGGCAATGATATCGCTACAGAAAACTATCACCGGGATTTGCATAGGTGGTCGGTGGGGACACCGACTACGGGTAATAATGTTATTTCTCCCTTCGGACGAAATGAAAATAGGGGTTGGGGGTGCTTACGCCGTAGTCGGTGTCCCCACCGACTATTATCACCTATCACCGAGGATACCGACGAAGGGTGAAAAACTATCACCGGGCAGGGTTTGCATCAATTGTCGGTGGGGACACCGATTACGGGTAATAATGTTATTTCGATCGAGGTACGAGAGAGAAATCTTTTACGAGTTATAGGTCTGCTGTATACTCATCGCGCGTAAAAGATTTCT
Proteins encoded in this window:
- a CDS encoding NAD(P)H-dependent oxidoreductase; the protein is MKAQNIFVINGGQIFGHSGGRFNKTIFEATRQFFKQQPGFQLRSTDINEAYSPAQEVENFVWADVIIYHTPIWWFQLPHGFKKYIDVVFTEGHQKGIYHSDGRSSANPAINYGTGGMLHGKKYMITTSWNAPAKAFTLPGEFFNQHSVDEGALFGFHRMNAFTGMQQLESLHFHDVEKNADIPKDMQRYEAHLSKVFIGESPL
- a CDS encoding IS4 family transposase, coding for MSSELFEPTVLDGLARKTEAIQRKRKVGGKELLDMALFDGDQSFNGMSMQLMRRDGLDISKQALHQRHHSNMTKFVQAVFEQLIAVELPQEQTQGLEIRIKDSTRFALPEVIAETFPGTKGSGMKAGASVQFEFEIKSGKSDIKVTPANANDQGESHLDKASIQPGVLYMRDLGYTHLSYMNNINKVKAFFINKLCPKTTIYLLKDDQYQKLELSKLQGITGVFDQQVYIGADKMPVRIIIEPVSEELKARRIANTEKYNKKKGSTTSKGFKERAGFNFIVTNLVSEKYSAELIQKLYHLRWQIELVFKAWKSFLKIHTFPKGSSDRITSILYSKLIWAVLSWKICMAIGKIGQISVLKVHRLIASTKEELRAQSFRDMLKVVSSVGEIKLKAPFKRAQKT
- a CDS encoding alpha/beta hydrolase — translated: MIKSAFYFFLFFIATASYAQTEQPNYKTAIAKFKQYYNNKQPDSLFNTFAPAVKTGLPLDKTKDLFTQMQAQLGPLKQTTFIKYIQTAGVYKADYEKETLLINLSLNKANQIDGIYFNQYKPETATAAAATEKPKATEAAAIPAVAAAELPAMDASLTESPITLKTLGGTLSGTLTMPKNLTGKIPVVLIIAGSGPTDRNCNSTQGMHTNTYFYIAEALGKAGIATLRYDKRGVGQSTSSAKEIDTKFTDMVDDASGLLSMLKEDQRFSKFIIMGHSEGSLIGMITAYSEPINALISVAGPGVPADQTLIEQMKSQPPAVSQEFKNIIDSLKKGKKTPRVDPSLYFIARPSIQPYLMSWIPYDPARIIKKIKTPILIIQGTTDLQVGVADAEKLKKAKSEAVLKIIDGMNHILKAAPADKDKNKATYNDPSLPLKPEFVTDVVDFIKGLK
- a CDS encoding DinB family protein, whose amino-acid sequence is MENHNDQITRKHLIDLIKGGNAHATLDDALSDLPTQLRGVIPDGLPYSIWQLAEHIRIAQWDILEFSKDQAHQSPKWPEGYWPKETAPQDDAAWHQTIDQIKKDTDSFIALLNDKNNDLYTPFPHGDGQTLLREALLIADHNSYHTAEIIVIRRLLGAWKS
- a CDS encoding DUF885 domain-containing protein codes for the protein MKNYLLGILLVLTIVGCKKDGTQTQEESSPFDKFKQQFIDGLWKHNPDWASSVGYHQYDSVLVLPNDASRADQVAFIKSQQSQLAGFDIKKLPAANQIDYHLIQNQIQSSLWQIDTLKAYQWDPSSYNIIGNFAFILNENYAPLPKRVKSFYEKMANIPAYYAEAKKQIKNPVVELTSLAIEQHTGGLSVIEKDFADSLKKANIPATEQKAMLARVKTSVAAINNFTQWLKDLKNPTPRSFRLGKDLYAKKFKYDIQSAYSAKQIYDSAMVRKKYVHSQMFNLSKQLWPKYFGKSNMPADTLQLISKVIDTLSVKHAKPEDFQSTIEKTLPQLVDFVKQKNLLYIDPTKPLVVRKEPGYMAGVAGASCSSPGPYDKGGNTYFNVGSLAGWPKEKAESYLREYNQYMLQILCIHEAIPGHYTQMVYANQSPSLIKAILANGAMVEGWAVYTEQMMLDNGYGNNEPEMWLMWYKWNLRSVCNTILDYSVHTGTMNRDEVVKLLTKEAFQQQAEAEGKWKRASVTSVQLTSYYTGYKEITDLRNAYKKKMGSAYKLKEFNEKFLSYGSAPVKYIKELMLAK
- a CDS encoding LysR family transcriptional regulator, with translation MVNLEWFRTFKAIYETGTLTGAAEALYISQPGVSLHLSSLEAHVGYKLFDRSSRKMVSTERGKILYNFILEPLSKLEQAEQHFHKSIEKERPTISIGMCFETFQFTLESYLSSLQFNVIIKFGDYPEMLKDLDSGILDLIITPQKGDYKGLLYKPFFKERIVIIAGAQTQTGEFSTLLLQNDKNAIHQWLLKQIWYGTTADMEHLRKFWHLNFGKRPDFKPNYIVPNMSSIVRCLSGGNGIAVIPDFLSKKELNSGNIKIIWDGFEPIENTLYFGTRKKTIYAEQIKQIEEIFLKEMIDRP